The stretch of DNA CGGCGATCTGTTGGCGATCCGGGCGATCCATCGGATACGTCGGGAGGTCGACCGCGAGTTCCATCCCGTAGCCGACCGGCTCCGATCCCGAAGCGTAGCGCTCGGCGCGCACGTAGTAGGGGCTGGCGTCGCCCGTCACCATGCAGGCGATCATGCCGCCGATGGCCGTGATCTTGCTCCCGGTCGCGAGGTTCACGTACACGTCGTTGGCCACGTCGGCGTCGTCGTTCGGCGTCGCCTCGGCGGTGACGATCTCCGCGATGACCGCGATGGAGTCGTAGAGGTCGAACAGTTCGCAGTCCCGCCGTTCCACGTCGATGCCCGCGGCCGCCAGGTCGCCGAACACGTCGTCGTGGTACGCCGGCCGTTCGATGTCCTCGGCGATCCAGTCCAACAGGATCACCCGATCGGCGCGGTACTCCCGTGCCGGCTCGACGATCCGGTCGTGTTCGAACCCCAACGGCATCACGTGGACGCGCTCGGCGACGTTCATGTCCGTCCGTCGTCGGGCGTCCGCATCTAAGTAACGATCGTAACGTGAGTAACGGCAAAACACCCAACTACTGCCGGGTGGTCGTCGAACGTGTACACCGTGCCAGCGGTGTACGGGGGAGGAACCGACCCGCGGCGGACGGCGAGGGGTCGTGGTCCGGCAGGGGTGCCACCGCCGCGACCGCGGTGCCACCGGGGGGTGTCGGGCCGTGGCGCCCACGGTACCCGCGCGCGGTCAGGCGACGGGACGGAGTCGGCGCCGGCGGCGACTCGCTTCAGTCGAGCGGCGCCAGCGCGTCGCCGCCGGTGAATCCGCCGTCGAGTTCGTGGACGGTGCCGAGCAGTCGGTTGTACTTCGCAAGGCGCTCCGAGCGCGCGAGCGATCCGATCGTGATCCGTCCGGCGTCGAGACCGACCGCCAGGTCCGCGACGGTGGCGTCACACGTCTCGCCGGAGCGCGCGGAGACGACGGGCGCCGAGCCCGCGTCCTGTGCCACCTCGAGGACGCGTCGCGTCCGGGTGATCGTCCCGACCTGATTCGGCTTGATCAACGCCGCGTTGGCGGCGAGAGTGGAGAGGTCGTCGGTGCCGTCACGCTCGATCAGTGCCTCGCCGATCACCCGTCGGTCGGTCACCGACCGTCCCACGACGACTGGCGCGAGTTCGTCACGGACGGCAGCA from Haloplanus salinus encodes:
- a CDS encoding HFX_2341 family transcriptional regulator domain-containing protein, producing MNVAERVHVMPLGFEHDRIVEPAREYRADRVILLDWIAEDIERPAYHDDVFGDLAAAGIDVERRDCELFDLYDSIAVIAEIVTAEATPNDDADVANDVYVNLATGSKITAIGGMIACMVTGDASPYYVRAERYASGSEPVGYGMELAVDLPTYPMDRPDRQQIAVLDRLVEAGPQSKKQLIRFGAERDLPFVRDCDRPFDASGKPTKQSYARLRRHVVDPLESREFVTVRSVGTTRQVHVTEAGRNARTAFGFVLDA